The following are encoded in a window of Torulaspora globosa chromosome 4, complete sequence genomic DNA:
- the CPA1 gene encoding carbamoyl-phosphate synthase (glutamine-hydrolyzing) CPA1 (ancestral locus Anc_8.776) gives MSTKASFSIKNGPTFEGYSFGAERSVAGEAVFTTSLVGYPESMSDPSYSGQILVFTQPLIGNYGVPSGEARDEFNLLRYFESPHVHPVGIIVAEYAYEHSHWTAVESLASWCKREGVAAVTGIDTREVIQYLREQGSSLGRITVEGQAAVEYRDPMNTHLVEKVSTKEPYHVKALKPRCNLALIDCGVKENIVRCLVARGANVTVFPYDCRIQDVAKQFDGVFVSNGPGNPLFCETTVNNLRELLSDEKLVHLPVFGICLGHQLLALAVGAKTHKLKYGNRAHNIPAMDLTTGQCHITSQNHGYAIDEDTLPSDWKPYFVNLNDKSNEGMIHVSRPIFSTQFHPEAKGGPTDTEILFDKYFENIEAFKVKKQANIKLANAPVSIQVDQLATERVF, from the coding sequence ATGTCAACTAAAGCAAGTTTTTCGATCAAGAATGGGCCTACTTTCGAAGGGTACTCTTTTGGCGCAGAGAGGAGCGTCGCTGGGGAAGCGGTGTTTACCACGTCGCTGGTCGGATATCCGGAGTCGATGAGCGATCCTTCGTACAGCGGGCAGATCCTTGTGTTTACACAGCCTTTGATCGGTAACTATGGAGTTCCGTCGGGCGAGGCGCGCGACGAGTTCAACCTGTTGAGATACTTCGAGTCGCCGCATGTGCATCCCGTGGGGATCATTGTGGCCGAGTACGCGTACGAGCACTCGCACTGGACCGCGGTGGAGTCGCTCGCCAGCTGGTGCAAGCGGGAAGGTGTGGCTGCAGTGACGGGTATCGACACCCGTGAGGTGATCCAGTACTTGAGAGAGCAGGGATCGTCGCTGGGGCGCATAACCGTCGAGGGACAGGCCGCAGTCGAGTACAGGGACCCTATGAACACGCATCTCGTTGAGAAGGTGAGCACCAAGGAGCCATATCACGTGAAGGCGTTGAAGCCAAGATGCAACCTGGCGCTGATCGACTGTGGTGTTAAGGAGAACATCGTGAGATGCCTGGTCGCCAGAGGCGCCAACGTGACCGTGTTCCCTTACGACTGCAGAATCCAGGACGTCGCCAAGCAGTTCGACGGTGTGTTCGTCTCCAACGGCCCTGGTAACCCGCTCTTTTGCGAAACCACAGTGAACAATTTGAGGGAGCTGCTCAGCGACGAGAAGCTGGTGCACCTGCCTGTGTTCGGCATCTGTCTGGGACACCAATTGCTCGCCTTGGCTGTCGGTGCCAAGACCCACAAGTTGAAATACGGTAACAGAGCTCACAACATCCCAGCCATGGATCTGACCACCGGCCAATGTCACATCACTTCGCAGAACCACGGTTACGCGATCGATGAAGACACACTGCCCAGCGACTGGAAGCCATACTTTGTGAATCTAAACGACAAGTCCAACGAAGGCATGATTCACGTCTCCAGACCGATCTTCTCTACTCAGTTCCACCCGGAGGCTAAGGGTGGTCCTACCGATACTGAGATCTTGTTCGACAAGTACTTCGAGAACATcgaagctttcaaagtcaagaAACAGGCAAACATCAAGTTGGCCAACGCGCCAGTCAGCATCCAAGTTGACCAGCTGGCCACCGAAAGGGTTTTTTAA
- the ISW2 gene encoding DNA translocase (ancestral locus Anc_8.778), giving the protein MGKDADYWKKRRAAFILDIDPKLAKQRDKNDTYKRFRHLLSLTDLFRHFISLRAKQDKKIQKLLKGLDSGTKRRKNSGDGSRHHRKSEKEEDAELMAGEANEGDEDLEDPNFISESPSYIRHGKLRDYQIQGLNWLISLHENKLSGILADEMGLGKTLQTISFLGYLRYIRGVDGPFLAIVPKSTLDNWRREFAKWTPDVNAIVLHGDKEARQEILQDVILQAKFDVLITSYEMVIKEKSTLKRIAWQYIIIDEAHRIKNEQSALSQIIRLFYSKNRLLITGTPLQNNLHELWALLNFLLPDVFGDSAVFDEWFEQNNSEEDQDVVVQQLHTVLNPFLLRRVKADVEKSLLPKIETNLYVGMTEMQIHWYKSLLEKDIDAVNGAVGKREGKTRLLNIVMQLRKCCNHPYLFEGAEPGPPYTTDEHLIFNAGKMIVLDKLLKRLKEKGSRVLIFSQMSRLLDILEDYCYFRDYDYCRIDGSTSHEERIEAIDDFNGPESSKFIFLLTTRAGGLGINLVTADTVILYDSDWNPQADLQAMDRAHRIGQKKQVHVYRFVTENAIEEKVIERAAQKLRLDQLVIQQGSGKKTPNVGNNKDDLLEMIQYGAKDMFEKKSSNISVDEDIEEILKKGDRKTKELNAKYQALGLDDLQKFNGMENQSAYEWNGKNFQKKSEDKVTEWINPSRRERRREQQTYSVDDYYKEIIGGNQKGSQKPSVKSTPQPRAPRPPKYVQGQDFQFFPQELELLQKKEQLSFKRKTNYKVTIYDIRDKIDGDNWRETEDDEAEDREYDEETKKLIDEMQAEINNAEDFSSDDEEKKQHLISQAFTNWTKRDLMSFVSACAKFGRDNIDMISQSIGTKDPQEVKRYFKTFWERYREINGYEKYLATIENGEKKNERLKHQEALLRRKVQQYNYPLHEMTIVYPPNNARRTYNTLEDKFILLTLSKYGLFADKLYDKLKQEIMASNLFTFDWFIKTRSLHDLSKRSNTLLTMITREYESPDALKKKRLKVQGREDGVSSHDPSDANRLTQSMEPPLKKTRSGSADHLS; this is encoded by the coding sequence ATGGGAAAGGATGCAGATTATTGGAAAAAAAGACGGGCAGCGTTCATTTTAGATATTGACCCTAAGTTGGCTAAGCAGAGAGATAAAAATGACACGTACAAGAGATTTAGACACTTGCTCAGCCTGACGGATTTGTTTCGGCATTTTATAAGCCTTAGGGCCAAACAGGATAAGAAGATAcagaagcttttgaaaggTTTGGACTCGGGGAcgaaaaggaggaagaacAGTGGTGACGGGTCTCGCCACCACAGGAAAAGCgaaaaagaagaggacgcAGAGCTGATGGCCGGAGAGGCGAAtgaaggagatgaagatcttgaggaCCCGAATTTTATCTCGGAATCGCCTTCGTACATCCGGCACGGGAAATTGCGGGACTACCAAATTCAAGGTTTGAACTGGTTGATCTCGCTGCATGAAAACAAGCTCTCCGGCATTCTTGCAGATGAAATGGGGTTAGGGAAGACTTTGCAGACAATCTCGTTCTTGGGATATCTGAGATACATCAGGGGCGTCGACGGGCCATTCCTGGCCATTGTACCAAAGTCGACGCTGGATAACTGGAGGCGAGAGTTTGCCAAATGGACTCCGGATGTCAATGCTATAGTGCTACATGGCGATAAGGAAGCTAGACAGGAAATTCTACAAGATGTGATTCTGCAAGCAAAGTTTGACGTACTGATAACGTCTTATGAGATGGTCATAAAGGAAAAGAGCACGCTAAAGAGGATTGCCTGGCAATACATCattattgatgaagctCACCGTATAAAGAACGAGCAGAGtgctctttctcaaatcATCAGATTATTTTATTCCAAGAATCGTTTACTAATAACAGGGACGCCACTTCAGAATAACCTGCATGAACTTTGGGCTCTGCTCAACTTTCTGTTACCTGATGTTTTTGGAGATTCAGCGGTCTTCGATGAATGGTTTGAGCAGAACAACAGTGAAGAGGATCAGGACGTCGTTGTGCAGCAGCTGCACACTGTGTTGAACCCTTTCCTGCTTAGAAGGGTGAAAGCTGATGTCGAAAAATCTCTGCTGCCGAAAATTGAGACCAACCTATATGTGGGCATGACAGAAATGCAAATACACTGGTACAAATCTCTGCTTGAGAAGGACATAGATGCGGTCAATGGAGCTGTAGGGAAGCGTGAAGGTAAGACTAGATTGTTGAACATCGTGATGCAACTGAGGAAATGCTGCAACCATCCTTATCTATTTGAAGGTGCCGAACCAGGCCCGCCTTATACTACTGATGAACACCTTATTTTCAACGCGGGAAAGATGATCGTTCTAGATAAGTTGCTGAAGCGATTAAAGGAAAAGGGCTCAAGAGTACTCATTTTTAGTCAAATGTCAAGACTGCTGgatattcttgaagactaCTGCTATTTCAGAGACTACGATTACTGCCGAATCGATGGGTCTACATCCCACGAGGAACGTATAGAGGCCATTGACGACTTCAACGGGCCAGAGTCGAGCAAATTTATCTTCTTACTCACTACCAGGGCTGGTGGCCTTGGTATAAACTTGGTTACTGCTGATACCGTTATATTATATGATTCTGACTGGAACCCGCAAGCCGATCTGCAAGCCATGGATAGGGCTCATAGAATTGGACAAAAGAAGCAAGTTCATGTGTACAGATTCGTTACAGAAAACGCTATCGAGGAAAAGGTCATCGAAAGGGCAGCTCAAAAATTACGACTTGATCAGCTGGTTATTCAGCAAGGTTCCGGTAAAAAGACACCAAATGTGGGCAATAATAAGGATGATTTGTTAGAGATGATACAGTACGGTGCAAAAGACATGTTCGAGAAGAAGTCTTCTAACATAAGCGTGGACGAAGACATTGAGGAAATTCTCAAAAAGGGCGATAGAAAGACCAAGGAGCTCAATGCAAAATACCAGGCTCTGGGCTTGGATGATCTACAGAAGTTTAATGGCATGGAAAACCAATCCGCATACGAATGGAACGGTAAAAATTTCCAAAAGAAATCAGAGGACAAAGTGACTGAGTGGATCAATCCGTCGAGAAGGGAAAGGAGGAGAGAACAGCAAACGTATTCAGTCGATGACTACTACAAGGAGATCATTGGCGGCAACCAAAAGGGCTCACAAAAGCCCTCCGTTAAGTCGACACCTCAACCAAGAGCGCCACGACCCCCTAAGTATGTTCAGGGACAGGACTTTCAATTCTTTCCTCAGGAGCTGGAACTGcttcagaagaaagagcaacTTTCCTTCAAAAGAAAGACAAATTATAAGGTAACCATATATGATATAAGAGACAAAATTGATGGGGACAACTGGCGGGAAAcggaagatgacgaagctGAAGATAGGGAGTACGATGAGGAAACCAAAAAATTAATCGATGAAATGCAGGCAGAAATCAACAACGCCGAGGATTTCAGTagcgatgacgaagagaaAAAGCAGCATCTCATTTCTCAAGCTTTCACCAATTGGACGAAGCGTGATCTAATGTCTTTTGTTAGCGCATGCGCTAAATTTGGAAGAGACAATATCGATATGATAAGCCAGTCTATCGGAACCAAGGATCCTCAAGAAGTCAAAAGATATTTCAAAACATTTTGGGAGCGGTACAGAGAAATAAATGGATATGAAAAGTACCTGGCTACTATAGAAAATGGTGAAAAGAAAAATGAAAGGTTAAAGCACCAAGAGGCCTTGTTACGGCGAAAAGTACAACAGTACAACTATCCTTTGCATGAAATGACTATCGTGTATCCACCGAACAATGCGAGAAGAACGTACAACACTCTTGAAGACAAATTTATACTATTGACCTTGAGCAAGTACGGACTGTTTGCGGACAAATTATACGATAAATTAAAACAGGAGATTATGGCGAGTAATTTGTTTACATTCGACTGGTTCATTAAAACAAGATCTCTGCATGATTTGTCCAAGAGATCGAATACTCTTTTGACTATGATAACCAGGGAATATGAGTCTCCAGATGCTCtaaagaagaagaggttgaaggtacaaggaagagaagatgGAGTCAGTTCGCATGATCCGAGCGACGCCAACCGTCTAACGCAATCCATGGAACCCCcgttgaagaagaccaGATCTGGCTCCGCTGATCATTTGTCGTAG
- a CDS encoding uncharacterized protein (ancestral locus Anc_8.777), with product MPQTTSNKRRKDDPTKRDHFGRDISYLRSSLPDLEKLDSIDLYSHDLESGYSPLHVTLRRGYLRKSFLLYKRWKDETEFISHKFGGHIFNQLDREGLNPLELYATHFYKRGRSFPLYIRYQRDLRAEIEWCQNPGVVSQDVRFSFMELPKDEEEQAFIRNRGGSYLLTLGSNVNYQLGTGTKDDRQNMYQLAIDQLNKTSRLQLTSSRFSRILISRYHSIVVTTENKVYTCGNSSRGRLGNGAADIPQASFTEILDLGELEIIMVDTSNHHSLLLTADCHVYSWGWNGYGQLGYSTASKAVDLEKNFGPIPRRIPFLEGEEVVSIACSKIHSCAATRDGKLFMWGLNIGQLGGSKPVHKVADTTHEGQDAYITTVPIIVNCSKLPIDQVVCTEFATFVRFQTNTLMVYTNYTTRLFKIPSPRAKTLKNVDAFDHFTPREIPSTVVEMKCSNIYGNNICFKYSCGRIGIVTVKDESVKLWTKFSNTLPVTLYWAPNFENRKCMDFSVSSKGHLIVCTVNGEVFTNKGFGSTPEKMYSGKLISGRAISVACDPSFASFGIIKDETMNVPMLCPKNRLLYDFAKCSPKNRVSGDRSDFDDFDLPVNGCMTNHQFCIETGENDGSKKLIKEGYSLASFYQKGTASLDQADENGSKFDVKFLDSATRKLICKCHISIIGMRCPKLLRRLPIGPGDFEYDSLKFSWDYDRNLYDGSWLLLVDRSDSGSDNIDYAEILKEVVHFFYTDVRPTNQRALKFLLNFLESYHLANLAYALEGALEHNPEYVAKTPVSPKNKSGRPFIEDSWSHIWESKREDSTKPDTELILRDGITYCHSVVLILRSSTLKTFLERNWHSSDEFVPVPVNLKNFEHATVENVNCILRYLYGLPYDRIYEPIRKEHYSEKVQFFLDMLCLCDALNLEQLKNYTESLAASFINGGTVVPMLINAVLSNSRLLAQNCCWFICLHIGILFSKDNLDLVEEHFDSEIWELLENTLMKIRSEQAAHGQLAWYEQDIDWIGLFSTNLNAFNERFVDPQRTFQPVIDLTSEVKPSNRRKSSTQGFEKSRKSSFIQKSKIAALEEPKAAWTTSHRMSDSSTAVDDNDEFIEVVKKSKRRTSSQTQPPTDLATQDSSPPGKVVIHSANESDSEKLPSLMASRKSPAVPVEGDSSVAKIRKSFKKGSQKQRLQQLSTAAQKPRDGERKLTWGNGSAAKASAATTGHAPARRKKSLPSLYDSDLATTLGKTKKEKAKETWSLGPSASSEVRSHGTWANVQPYVPSPSKQEAAATTRKPTLEERLAAQQFEKWFELESSKIQKQLRTDNQRSKDSLKALYKADDSLPDFITNQTPTKKTNRKLKLKFQSKHKSTETDQITLYPE from the coding sequence ATGCCACAGACTACTAGCAACAAAAGACGCAAGGATGATCCGACCAAGAGGGACCATTTTGGGAGAGATATCAGTTACCTACGCAGCTCTCTGCCGGATCTAGAAAAGCTGGACTCGATAGATCTTTACTCGCATGACTTGGAGAGTGGGTACTCCCCGTTACATGTTACCTTGCGGAGAGGTTATTTGAGGAAAAGCTTTCTGCTGTATAAGCGGTGGAAGGACGAGACGGAGTTCATATCCCACAAGTTTGGCGGTCACATCTTCAATCAGTTAGATCGTGAAGGATTGAATCCCTTAGAGCTTTATGCGACACATTTTTACAAGCGTGGTAGGAGTTTCCCGCTTTACATTCGCTACCAAAGGGATCTGCGAGCTGAAATTGAGTGGTGCCAAAACCCGGGAGTAGTCTCGCAAGATGTCAGATTCTCGTTTATGGAGCTGCcgaaggatgaagaagaacaggCGTTTATTAGAAACCGAGGGGGATCTTATTTGTTGACGCTCGGTTCGAACGTTAATTACCAATTGGGTACGGGGACAAAGGACGACCGACAAAATATGTACCAACTGGCGATAGATCAGCTGAACAAAACTAGTCGACTGCAGTTGACAAGCTCGAGGTTTAGCAGGATTCTCATCTCGAGGTACCACTCTATTGTGGTCACGACCGAGAACAAGGTTTATACGTGTGGGAATAGCTCTAGAGGTCGCCTAGGGAACGGAGCAGCAGACATCCCGCAGGCGAGCTTCACCGAAATTTTGGATCTCGGTGAGCTAGAGATCATTATGGTAGATACAAGCAATCATCATTCTTTATTACTGACGGCCGATTGCCATGTGTACAGTTGGGGTTGGAACGGCTACGGCCAACTCGGATACTCGACGGCCAGCAAAGCTGTTGATTTAGAAAAGAACTTTGGCCCAATACCGAGAAGAATACCGTTCTTGGAGGGTGAAGAAGTAGTTAGCATTGCTTGTTCAAAAATACACTCGTGTGCTGCCACCAGAGACGGAAAGCTATTCATGTGGGGATTGAACATTGGGCAACTCGGAGGATCGAAGCCAGTACATAAGGTGGCAGACACCACGCATGAAGGCCAAGATGCCTACATAACAACTGTGCCGATCATAGTAAACTGCTCGAAGTTGCCGATCGATCAAGTTGTCTGCACAGAATTTGCCACTTTTGTGCGATTCCAAACAAACACTCTCATGGTATACACTAACTACACGACAAGATTGTTCAAGATTCCCTCGCCGCGAGCCAAAACGCTTAAAAACGTTGACGCTTTTGACCACTTCACTCCAAGAGAGATTCCCAGCACAGTTGTTGAGATGAAATGCAGCAACATTTACGGAAACAACATATGTTTCAAATACAGTTGTGGTAGGATTGGAATCGTGACTGTAAAGGACGAGTCAGTAAAACTTTGGACCAAATTTTCAAACACTTTGCCTGTGACACTCTATTGGGCACCTAACTTCGAGAATAGGAAATGCATGGATTTCAGCGTTAGCTCCAAGGGCCATTTGATAGTTTGCACGGTGAATGGGGAGGTCTTCACTAACAAGGGCTTCGGTTCCACACCAGAAAAAATGTATAGTGGCAAGTTAATTAGCGGTCGCGCCATATCTGTCGCTTGTGATCCTTCCTTTGCATCTTTTGGgatcatcaaagatgaaacCATGAATGTTCCAATGCTATGTCCCAAGAACAGACTTCTTTACGACTTTGCCAAGTGTTCACCGAAGAACAGGGTTTCGGGAGACCGCAGTGATTTCGACGATTTCGACCTGCCAGTCAATGGTTGCATGACTAACCACCAATTTTGCATTGAAACGGGCGAAAATGATGGATCTaagaagttgatcaaagaagGTTATTCTTTGGCCTCCTTTTACCAGAAAGGCACAGCTTCACTAGATCAGGCAGACGAAAACGGAAGCAAATTCGACGTCAAGTTTCTAGATAGTGCCACAAGAAAACTGATTTGTAAGTGCCACATATCTATTATTGGCATGAGATGTCCGAAATTACTGAGGAGGCTCCCGATCGGCCCTGGCGATTTCGAATACGACAGCCTAAAATTCTCATGGGACTACGATCGTAACCTATATGATGGCTCCTGGTTGCTTTTGGTTGACAGATCTGATTCTGGTTCTGATAACATAGACTATGCTgagattttgaaagagGTTGTACACTTTTTTTATACCGACGTTAGGCCAACAAATCAGCGGGCGTTGAAGTTTCTATTAAACTTTTTAGAAAGCTATCATCTGGCAAATCTCGCTTATGCTCTTGAGGGCGCCCTAGAACATAATCCAGAATATGTGGCCAAGACTCCGGTTTCTCCTAAAAACAAATCTGGCAGGCCCTTCATCGAAGATTCTTGGTCTCACATTTGGGAAAGTAAACGTGAAGACTCGACTAAGCCAGATACCGAATTAATACTTAGAGATGGGATCACTTATTGTCATTCTGTGGTTTTGATTCTGAGAAGTTCCACGTTAAAGACGTTCTTGGAGAGAAATTGGCATTCAAGCGATGAGTTTGTACCGGTTCCAGTGAATctgaagaattttgaaCACGCAACGGTAGAAAATGTTAACTGCATCCTCAGATACCTTTACGGGCTCCCTTACGACAGAATCTACGAACCAATACGTAAGGAACACTATTCAGAGAAGGTGcagttcttcttggatatGCTTTGCCTTTGTGACGCACTGAATTTagagcagctgaagaactaTACGGAGAGCTTGGCGGCCTCCTTCATCAACGGTGGGACGGTCGTTCCGATGTTAATAAACGCAGTTCTTTCTAACAGTCGGTTGTTAGCTCAGAATTGCTGTTGGTTCATCTGTTTACATATTGGAATATTATTTTCCAAGGACAATCTGGATCTTGTGGAAGAGCATTTCGATTCAGAAATTTGGGAACTTTTGGAGAACACTTTAATGAAAATACGGTCAGAACAAGCGGCCCATGGCCAGTTAGCTTGGTATGAACAAGATATTGACTGGATAGGACTCTTCAGCACTAATCTGAACGCCTTCAATGAGCGGTTCGTGGATCCTCAAAGGACGTTCCAACCAGTGATTGATCTCACATCCGAGGTCAAGCCATCAAATAGGAGGAAATCTTCCACTCAAGGATTTGAGAAAAGCCGCAAGTCCTCATTCATTCAAAAGTCAAAGATAGCTGCTCTCGAAGAGCCAAAGGCTGCTTGGACAACGTCTCACCGAATGAGCGATAGCAGCACAGCGGTTGATGATAATGACGAGTTTATAGAGGttgtcaagaagagcaagcGCCGTACTTCGTCACAGACACAACCTCCGACTGACCTCGCGACCCAAGATTCATCGCCTCCAGGCAAAGTCGTCATTCATTCCGCCAATGAGAGTGACAGTGAGAAGCTGCCGTCCCTTATGGCGAGCAGGAAATCCCCCGCAGTCCCTGTGGAAGGCGACTCCTCAGTTGCCAAGATCAgaaaatctttcaagaaaggcagCCAGAAGCAGAGACTCCAGCAGCTGTCTACTGCCGCACAGAAACCGCGAGATGGCGAGAGAAAACTCACTTGGGGCAACGGCTCCGCGGCCAAGGCTAGTGCTGCAACTACTGGGCACGCTCCggctcgaagaaaaaagtCGCTGCCCTCGCTATATGACAGCGACCTTGCTACCACACTAGGCAAGACgaaaaaagagaaagccaaagagaccTGGAGCTTGGGACCCAGCGCCTCCAGCGAAGTACGCAGCCATGGAACCTGGGCCAACGTCCAGCCATACGTCCCCAGCCCTAGCAAACAGGAAGCTGCGGCAACCACGAGAAAGCCTACGCTTGAAGAGAGACTAGCAGCCCAGCAGTTCGAAAAATGGTTCGAACTTGAAAGCTCCAAGATTCAGAAGCAATTAAGAACCGACAATCAGCGCTCAAAAGACAGTCTTAAGGCATTATACAAGGCTGATGACAGTCTGCCGGACTTTATCACCAATCAAACACCCACCAAGAAAACCAACAGAAAACTGAAgctcaaatttcaaagcaaGCACAAATCCACCGAGACAGACCAGATTACACTATATCCTGAGTAG